Proteins encoded by one window of Methanobacterium formicicum:
- a CDS encoding TIGR00341 family protein produces the protein MAYRLIIVTIPAGNRDHNIDTLLKRYDVLSMWYADSTDGQMILNILIRREKTEAILNLLQKHCSTVEGFRVILVPVEASIPLPETPSQILSEETEEDTFILEGLVNRLGSKELVDRLSRQEIYADISDMSRLSRVYIVMIVLSSLVAAIGVLNNNVAVIIGAMVIAPLFGPNIALALATVLGDLHLAIEALKTNLTGIITALLISTCIGLFSVVDLTLPELFLRTNVGLGSVTLALSSGIVGALAFTRGFRTTLVGVMVAVALLPPLVTFGLLLGSGNFYMASGAFLLFLVNLVCINLAGIITFLIQRIRPIIPEKLRKAEEMTNIALIIWIILLTVFIILIFQRQGVFDVVRL, from the coding sequence ATGGCTTATCGTTTAATCATAGTAACAATACCTGCAGGAAACAGGGACCATAATATAGATACACTTTTAAAAAGGTATGATGTGCTTTCTATGTGGTATGCGGACTCAACAGATGGGCAAATGATTTTAAACATATTGATTCGCCGTGAAAAAACCGAAGCTATACTCAATCTACTCCAGAAGCATTGCTCTACTGTAGAAGGATTTAGAGTTATTCTGGTGCCAGTTGAGGCATCTATACCTTTACCGGAAACACCCTCACAAATCCTGTCTGAAGAAACAGAAGAAGATACTTTTATTTTAGAAGGATTAGTTAATCGGTTGGGTTCTAAAGAACTGGTAGACCGTTTAAGTCGTCAGGAAATTTATGCAGACATCTCCGATATGTCTCGTCTTTCCAGGGTATACATTGTGATGATTGTACTTTCTTCCCTGGTAGCGGCCATTGGTGTTTTGAATAATAATGTGGCGGTTATCATTGGGGCCATGGTTATAGCCCCCCTTTTTGGACCCAACATAGCTTTAGCTCTGGCAACAGTGTTGGGGGATCTGCATCTGGCTATTGAAGCTCTTAAAACTAATTTAACTGGAATTATAACCGCCTTGTTAATATCAACTTGCATCGGCCTTTTTTCAGTAGTGGATCTAACCCTACCTGAACTTTTCCTGAGAACTAATGTTGGGTTGGGCAGTGTTACTCTGGCTTTGTCTTCAGGGATTGTGGGTGCCCTGGCTTTTACTCGAGGTTTTAGAACCACTTTGGTGGGGGTTATGGTGGCTGTGGCTTTACTTCCCCCACTGGTCACGTTTGGGTTACTTTTAGGTTCTGGAAATTTTTATATGGCTTCTGGAGCTTTTTTACTCTTTTTGGTGAACTTGGTGTGTATCAATTTAGCAGGGATTATAACCTTCCTTATTCAGAGAATACGTCCTATCATTCCCGAAAAACTCAGAAAAGCTGAAGAAATGACTAATATTGCCTTGATTATATGGATTATATTGTTAACAGTATTCATTATCCTGATTTTCCAGAGACAAGGTGTTTTTGATGTGGTTCGATTATGA
- a CDS encoding PadR family transcriptional regulator, with protein sequence MTRISDLEVAILGLLYEEPQYGYQIEKTIEAWGMRNWTPIGFSSIYYVLKKLEKKELVTSKLEKVEGKPSRKVFTITSSGKSTMETELRDLLSWNKKLISSFDLGLAYLNYLKPREVINCLENYVESAQGRIKFLESSVKTQEKLNAPYYVVALFSRPLAVLKTEVAWVEQFIEKIKKEENL encoded by the coding sequence ATGACTAGAATATCAGATCTGGAGGTGGCCATACTGGGCCTGCTCTACGAGGAACCACAGTACGGTTACCAGATTGAAAAGACCATTGAAGCATGGGGGATGCGTAACTGGACTCCTATAGGCTTTTCATCAATTTATTATGTCTTAAAGAAGCTGGAAAAGAAGGAACTGGTTACATCGAAACTGGAAAAGGTAGAGGGGAAACCCTCCCGGAAAGTTTTCACCATAACTTCCTCGGGAAAAAGTACCATGGAAACAGAACTCCGGGACCTTTTGTCCTGGAATAAAAAGTTGATTTCCTCCTTTGATCTGGGATTGGCCTATCTTAACTATTTAAAACCACGGGAAGTTATTAACTGCCTAGAAAATTATGTAGAATCCGCCCAGGGCAGGATTAAATTCCTGGAAAGTTCAGTGAAGACTCAGGAAAAGTTAAATGCCCCTTACTATGTGGTTGCCCTTTTCAGCAGGCCCCTGGCAGTACTTAAAACCGAGGTGGCCTGGGTGGAACAATTTATTGAGAAAATCAAAAAGGAAGAAAATCTGTAG
- a CDS encoding TIGR00341 family protein, with translation MTLRLIEVVIPRGYHEEVVGMLKEDRILEILDMGLGNDLTLFKILLTTEDSENILDRLEKRFSHLDGFRIFILPVQASIPRIDELSDDNSLKSQNSNELIAAERISREELYSNVLSVSKPTKIYFIMVMLSSLVASIGVLNNNVAVIIGAMVIAPLLGPNMGLSLATVLRDADLAIISLKSIISGVILSISIAVIIGAVVNFDPSIPAIALRTDVALAGIVLAFASGIAGSIAFTTDVSSALIGVMVAVALLPPLSVFGLLLGSGYYYLATGAFLLFLVNLVCINLSGLITFYVQRIKPLKTWEAFKAYKLTYFAMLVWSLLLVILLILIQIRKII, from the coding sequence ATGACCCTTAGGTTAATAGAGGTAGTTATTCCTCGAGGATACCATGAAGAAGTAGTGGGGATGTTAAAGGAGGACAGAATTCTAGAAATACTGGATATGGGGTTGGGCAATGATTTAACACTTTTTAAAATTCTCTTGACTACTGAAGATAGTGAAAATATCTTGGATCGATTGGAAAAACGTTTCTCCCACTTGGATGGGTTTAGAATATTCATTCTCCCGGTGCAAGCATCTATACCTCGTATTGATGAACTATCTGATGATAATAGCTTAAAATCTCAGAATAGTAATGAATTAATTGCTGCAGAGAGAATAAGTCGTGAAGAATTATATTCCAATGTTTTGTCGGTAAGTAAACCCACTAAGATTTATTTTATCATGGTGATGTTATCGTCATTGGTGGCCAGTATTGGTGTCTTGAACAATAATGTGGCGGTTATTATTGGTGCTATGGTTATTGCACCTCTTTTGGGTCCGAATATGGGCTTATCTTTGGCAACTGTACTTAGGGATGCCGATCTTGCTATTATTTCTTTAAAAAGTATCATTTCTGGTGTTATCCTTTCTATAAGCATAGCGGTAATAATAGGAGCCGTGGTCAACTTCGATCCTTCTATTCCGGCCATAGCGCTCCGAACTGATGTTGCCCTGGCAGGGATAGTCCTGGCCTTTGCATCGGGTATTGCGGGATCAATAGCGTTCACTACTGATGTGTCCAGTGCACTTATCGGTGTTATGGTGGCAGTGGCTTTACTCCCTCCCTTGTCTGTTTTTGGACTTTTATTGGGATCAGGATATTATTATCTGGCCACAGGGGCTTTCCTGTTATTTCTGGTGAACTTGGTGTGCATAAACTTATCTGGCCTGATTACATTTTATGTACAGAGAATAAAGCCTTTAAAAACATGGGAGGCCTTTAAAGCCTATAAATTAACTTATTTTGCCATGTTGGTATGGTCCCTTCTTCTGGTAATTCTTTTGATATTAATACAAATTAGGAAAATCATTTAA
- the atwA gene encoding methyl coenzyme M reductase system, component A2 — protein MSFIEIRNIKKTFNGIEVLKNLNINVEEGTILGILGKSGSGKSVLINMLRGMKDYRPDEGQIIYNIALCPQCLNVEPPSKQGEICKCGSRFEGHEVDFWNSDRQVFAAIRRRISIMLQRTFALYEDDTVIDNVLKSIQGHDEEESTYMAIDLLDLAQMTHRITHIARDLSGGEKQRVVLARQLAKEPMIFLADEPTGTLDPTTAEFIHQALIEGVKAQGLSMVITSHWPEVMRDLSDEVIWLENGEIIQKGNPEAVVESFMEHVPRPQVSEEFKTGGPIIEVQDVKKHYYSIERGVVKAVDGVSLSVNEGEIYGVVGLSGAGKTTLSRLLYGLTDPSSGHINVKLGDQWIDMTQKGPLGRGRVKPYLGILHQEYSLYPHRDVLGNLTESISLELPAEFARIKALYVLNAVGFDENYAEKILHKYHDELSGGERHRVAIAQVLIKEPKIIILDEPTGTMDPITRVQVTDSIKKAREELNQTFLIISHDMDFVMDVCDQASIMRGGKILRTGLPSEVIEDLTPKEKNKMLSNGKTA, from the coding sequence ATGTCATTCATTGAGATAAGAAATATTAAAAAAACATTCAATGGCATTGAAGTCCTGAAAAACTTGAATATAAATGTAGAAGAAGGAACAATACTGGGAATTTTAGGTAAAAGTGGTTCTGGAAAATCAGTCCTCATAAACATGCTACGGGGAATGAAAGATTACCGACCAGATGAAGGGCAGATAATTTATAACATCGCATTATGCCCCCAATGTCTTAATGTGGAACCTCCATCAAAGCAGGGAGAAATCTGTAAATGTGGAAGCCGTTTCGAAGGACACGAAGTGGATTTCTGGAATTCAGACCGCCAGGTATTTGCCGCTATCCGCCGGCGCATTTCCATAATGCTACAGAGAACCTTTGCCCTGTACGAAGACGATACTGTGATTGATAACGTCTTAAAATCAATCCAGGGACACGATGAGGAAGAAAGTACCTATATGGCCATTGATCTTCTTGATCTGGCCCAGATGACCCACCGGATCACCCATATTGCCCGTGACCTCAGTGGTGGGGAAAAACAACGAGTGGTACTGGCACGGCAGCTTGCCAAGGAACCCATGATATTCCTGGCAGACGAACCCACCGGTACCCTGGATCCAACCACTGCCGAGTTCATTCACCAGGCCCTTATCGAAGGGGTGAAAGCCCAGGGTTTAAGTATGGTAATCACCTCCCACTGGCCAGAAGTGATGAGAGACCTCTCCGATGAGGTAATCTGGCTGGAAAACGGAGAAATCATCCAGAAAGGGAACCCCGAAGCTGTGGTGGAGAGTTTCATGGAACATGTGCCCCGACCCCAGGTAAGTGAGGAATTTAAAACTGGTGGCCCCATCATCGAAGTCCAGGATGTTAAAAAGCATTACTACTCCATTGAAAGGGGTGTGGTTAAAGCTGTGGACGGTGTGAGCCTCAGTGTAAATGAAGGTGAAATATATGGAGTGGTAGGCCTTTCTGGAGCCGGTAAAACCACCTTATCACGTTTGTTATATGGTCTGACTGATCCCAGCAGTGGGCATATCAATGTGAAACTGGGAGACCAGTGGATAGATATGACCCAGAAAGGTCCCCTGGGCCGTGGAAGGGTTAAACCATACTTGGGAATCCTGCACCAGGAGTACAGTCTATACCCCCATCGTGATGTGCTGGGAAACCTGACTGAATCAATTAGTCTGGAATTACCCGCAGAATTTGCCAGGATAAAGGCATTATATGTTTTAAATGCCGTGGGATTTGATGAAAACTATGCGGAGAAGATACTCCACAAATACCATGATGAGTTGAGTGGAGGGGAACGCCACCGGGTGGCCATAGCCCAGGTGCTTATCAAGGAACCAAAAATAATAATTTTGGATGAACCCACCGGTACCATGGACCCCATTACCCGAGTTCAGGTTACCGATTCCATCAAAAAAGCACGTGAAGAACTGAATCAAACTTTCCTTATAATATCCCATGACATGGACTTTGTAATGGATGTTTGTGACCAGGCCTCCATTATGAGAGGCGGTAAAATCCTTAGAACCGGCCTACCTTCGGAAGTTATTGAAGATCTCACCCCCAAGGAGAAAAATAAAATGTTAAGTAATGGTAAAACTGCTTAA
- a CDS encoding GyrI-like domain-containing protein, with protein MEINEKKIAERQVAYINYKGSYEEVPVLMGEVVGFIMAKGLQIMGPPFGVYFNSPQEVPVEELQYEIAMPFAGEAEEEGRVKIKTTPEQLVLSTVYKGPYSECGMAIGALAEYAYKNGYEIVGPPLETYISDPNETPESELVTEMCFPVMKK; from the coding sequence ATGGAAATAAATGAAAAGAAGATTGCAGAAAGACAGGTGGCGTACATAAACTACAAGGGATCCTATGAGGAAGTACCAGTCCTCATGGGGGAAGTGGTCGGGTTTATTATGGCCAAAGGCCTGCAGATAATGGGCCCACCATTCGGGGTGTACTTCAACAGTCCCCAGGAAGTACCGGTGGAAGAGCTCCAGTACGAAATAGCCATGCCCTTTGCTGGTGAGGCAGAAGAAGAAGGAAGGGTGAAGATAAAAACAACACCGGAACAGTTGGTTTTATCAACTGTTTATAAGGGTCCTTACAGTGAATGTGGCATGGCCATAGGTGCACTGGCAGAATACGCCTATAAAAATGGTTACGAAATTGTGGGACCGCCCCTGGAGACTTACATCTCTGACCCCAACGAAACTCCAGAAAGTGAACTGGTAACTGAGATGTGCTTCCCCGTGATGAAGAAATAA
- a CDS encoding AEC family transporter has product MNSYETILAIVLMIIIGYICRRFDFLKAEDTQTLNKIVVNIAIPALIFLAMYHADLSHMKTFGTITLICITMGLISGVIAYLFTYLQGYSTKTRWGVVAASTLFNSGFLGYPVTLGVFGTAGLVRAVFYDVGSTILFISFGVFFLVMYGGRYQDILKRSVLFPPLLAVILGIVANLLHAPLGSVIPSVLGYLSGAAIPLIMLSLGLSLEFRGIKEYFGVASFVSLLKLVISPLIAVLVVGLVGLTGLDRTVTIVEAGMPSAMLSLALAITYDLDIKVTAACIFLSTALSIISLTILILLV; this is encoded by the coding sequence ATGAACTCCTATGAAACCATCCTGGCCATTGTGTTGATGATCATCATCGGCTACATATGCCGCAGATTTGATTTTTTGAAGGCAGAAGATACCCAGACCCTGAATAAAATCGTGGTAAACATCGCCATCCCTGCCCTGATCTTCCTGGCCATGTACCATGCCGATCTATCCCATATGAAAACATTTGGGACCATTACCCTCATCTGTATCACCATGGGCCTGATATCAGGGGTAATAGCTTATCTCTTCACTTACCTCCAGGGTTACTCCACCAAAACAAGATGGGGAGTGGTGGCAGCATCCACCCTCTTCAACTCCGGATTTTTAGGGTATCCGGTTACCCTGGGAGTTTTTGGAACTGCAGGACTGGTGAGGGCAGTATTTTATGATGTGGGTTCCACCATACTCTTTATATCCTTCGGAGTTTTCTTCCTGGTGATGTATGGTGGCCGGTACCAGGATATCCTCAAACGTTCCGTCCTGTTCCCACCGTTACTGGCAGTTATCCTGGGGATAGTTGCCAATTTGCTACACGCCCCTTTGGGGTCGGTGATTCCCAGTGTCCTTGGTTATCTCAGTGGTGCGGCCATACCATTGATAATGTTATCTTTAGGTCTGTCATTGGAATTTAGGGGTATTAAAGAGTATTTTGGGGTGGCCTCATTTGTTTCCCTGCTTAAACTGGTCATATCTCCCTTAATTGCCGTGTTAGTGGTAGGGTTGGTGGGTCTTACTGGTCTGGATCGAACCGTGACCATTGTGGAGGCAGGTATGCCTTCGGCAATGCTCAGTCTGGCTCTGGCCATCACCTACGACCTGGATATAAAGGTCACTGCCGCCTGTATATTCCTGAGCACCGCACTTAGCATAATATCACTCACCATTCTCATTCTGTTGGTATGA
- a CDS encoding DNA alkylation repair protein — translation MNYREIIQELESLSNPEDVEGMARFGINPQKTYAVRIPELRRIARTVGKNHQLAAQLWEAGYRETRILACMVEDPQEITSEQMDRWVAEFDYWEICDQCCMKLFRMTPWAYEKIFQWSESEEEFTKRAAFALIAVLAVHDKKAPDEKFEQFFPLIIKKSTDNRNYVKKAVNWALRHIGKKNSTLNRKAITVAREIHNINSKSAKWIASNALNELESNKVQEKLRQ, via the coding sequence ATGAATTACCGTGAAATCATCCAGGAACTTGAATCACTTTCCAACCCTGAGGATGTGGAGGGAATGGCTCGTTTTGGAATCAATCCCCAGAAGACCTATGCTGTTCGCATCCCTGAGCTTAGAAGGATTGCCCGGACGGTGGGCAAAAACCACCAACTGGCAGCACAGCTCTGGGAGGCAGGCTACCGAGAAACCAGGATACTGGCCTGTATGGTGGAAGATCCTCAAGAAATAACCTCCGAACAGATGGATAGATGGGTGGCTGAATTTGATTACTGGGAGATCTGCGACCAGTGCTGCATGAAACTGTTCCGTATGACTCCTTGGGCCTATGAAAAAATATTTCAATGGAGTGAAAGTGAAGAGGAGTTCACCAAAAGAGCGGCTTTCGCCCTGATTGCCGTATTGGCAGTCCATGATAAGAAAGCCCCCGATGAGAAATTTGAACAGTTCTTCCCCCTAATAATCAAAAAATCAACAGATAATCGTAATTATGTGAAAAAAGCCGTAAATTGGGCTTTGCGACATATTGGTAAGAAGAACAGTACTTTGAACCGGAAAGCAATTACTGTTGCCAGAGAAATACATAACATCAATTCAAAGAGTGCTAAATGGATTGCATCAAATGCTTTAAATGAATTGGAGAGTAATAAAGTGCAGGAAAAATTAAGGCAGTAA
- a CDS encoding chloride channel protein gives MKTRIKSNIVFYNTLAIITGMFCGIIAVAFRYLISGFQYLFFNELGSFLDFCYPYYIIIIPAIGGILVGLLTHYFAKETKGHGVPEVMTAVTLHGGKIRPIVAGVKAIASAICIGSGGSAGKEGPIIQIGSTVGSTIAQKLKLTPYQTKVLVTCGAAGGIAAIFNTPIAGVLFALELILREVKLKSLTPIIISAVFATITAKVLLNYLGVEATYIFFLPQYTLKTPLEIIFYLLLGLVAGVVAIIFTKSLYGIEDIFEKIKAPEFVKPAIGGLFVGIIGLILFLSSGNPYVFGIGFETMDMLFGGQIVFAVIFALIFLKIIATSLTLGSGGSGGVFTPALFIGSMTGGAFGTVIHKIFPTITATYEGYAIVGMAAVFAGGSNAILTAIVLVFEMTGNYMIILPVMLACVISTSFYKFYMEDTIYTVKLRHRGIIIEQEMDVNQMKTITVQDIMNTEVETVNEYLSLKKLSEKIIKTGHMAFPVVRAGNYLVGIVTHSDFDKIGENEHETLRVKDVMTTELFTAQPDERIEDVLIKTENEELSHFPVVNPNKPQEIVGFFTKGDIIRAYTKKRAN, from the coding sequence ATGAAAACAAGGATTAAATCAAATATAGTTTTTTACAATACCCTGGCCATCATCACCGGAATGTTCTGTGGGATAATAGCAGTTGCCTTCCGATATTTAATATCGGGATTTCAGTATTTGTTTTTCAACGAATTGGGGTCATTTTTAGATTTCTGTTATCCATATTACATTATAATTATTCCCGCCATAGGCGGGATACTGGTAGGGCTTTTAACACATTATTTTGCCAAAGAAACAAAAGGACATGGCGTTCCGGAAGTAATGACTGCAGTTACACTTCATGGGGGTAAAATAAGACCTATAGTTGCTGGAGTCAAAGCCATTGCTTCTGCAATCTGCATTGGTTCTGGTGGATCTGCAGGGAAAGAAGGGCCCATAATTCAGATTGGATCCACCGTAGGATCCACCATAGCCCAGAAACTGAAATTAACCCCCTACCAGACCAAAGTCCTGGTGACTTGTGGTGCTGCCGGGGGGATTGCAGCTATCTTTAACACCCCCATTGCCGGAGTATTGTTTGCTCTGGAACTTATACTAAGAGAAGTAAAGCTTAAATCATTAACACCTATTATTATATCCGCAGTTTTTGCCACCATTACGGCAAAAGTCTTATTGAATTATTTAGGAGTTGAAGCAACATATATTTTCTTTTTACCTCAATACACCCTGAAAACACCTTTGGAAATCATATTTTACCTATTGTTAGGACTGGTAGCCGGAGTTGTTGCCATAATTTTCACCAAATCCCTTTATGGAATAGAAGACATCTTCGAGAAAATAAAAGCACCTGAATTTGTAAAACCAGCAATAGGTGGTTTATTTGTGGGTATCATTGGTCTGATCCTTTTTCTATCTTCAGGTAATCCTTACGTGTTTGGAATTGGATTTGAAACCATGGATATGTTGTTTGGTGGGCAAATTGTGTTTGCAGTAATTTTTGCTTTGATCTTCTTGAAGATAATAGCAACTTCCCTCACCTTGGGCTCTGGTGGTTCTGGAGGAGTTTTCACACCCGCCCTATTCATTGGTTCCATGACTGGTGGTGCCTTTGGAACGGTGATTCACAAAATTTTCCCTACCATAACCGCAACTTATGAAGGATACGCCATTGTGGGTATGGCTGCCGTGTTTGCCGGCGGAAGTAACGCAATTTTAACTGCAATTGTCCTGGTCTTCGAAATGACCGGTAATTACATGATAATTTTACCGGTAATGCTGGCCTGTGTAATAAGCACTTCTTTTTACAAGTTTTACATGGAAGATACCATATACACGGTGAAATTAAGACACCGAGGAATCATAATTGAACAGGAGATGGACGTAAACCAGATGAAGACCATTACGGTTCAGGATATTATGAATACAGAAGTTGAAACAGTTAATGAATATTTATCCCTAAAAAAATTATCCGAAAAAATTATAAAGACCGGCCATATGGCATTTCCAGTAGTCAGGGCTGGAAACTATTTAGTTGGTATTGTGACCCATTCGGACTTCGATAAAATAGGTGAAAATGAACATGAAACACTGAGGGTAAAAGATGTGATGACCACCGAACTATTCACTGCCCAACCAGATGAAAGGATTGAAGATGTCCTGATTAAAACCGAAAATGAGGAGTTATCCCACTTCCCAGTTGTGAATCCTAATAAACCCCAAGAGATAGTTGGATTTTTTACCAAAGGAGACATTATCCGAGCGTATACAAAAAAAAGAGCAAATTAA
- a CDS encoding GyrI-like domain-containing protein encodes MTKIDLKKENKEFYYPSTGEVAVVDVPEMKFLMIDGQGDPNTSQEYKDAMETIFPVSYKTKFISKKEKSQDYVVMPLEGLWWTDNMEEFTIADKNSWKWTVMIRQPPVVNDSLIDKAVKELEKKKNLPSLSKLRLETFKEGSSIQIMHIGPYGEAEGPAVGKLHEFIENKGYQLRGKHHEIYISDLRRTKPEKLKTVIRQPFK; translated from the coding sequence ATGACCAAAATCGATTTAAAAAAAGAGAACAAGGAATTTTACTATCCTTCCACCGGTGAAGTGGCGGTGGTGGATGTACCAGAAATGAAGTTCCTGATGATAGATGGCCAGGGAGACCCTAACACTTCCCAGGAATATAAGGATGCCATGGAGACCATTTTCCCGGTTTCATATAAAACTAAATTCATCAGTAAAAAGGAGAAATCTCAGGATTACGTGGTCATGCCCCTGGAAGGATTATGGTGGACCGATAATATGGAAGAATTCACCATCGCCGATAAAAACTCCTGGAAATGGACAGTAATGATCAGGCAACCCCCAGTAGTAAATGATTCATTGATAGACAAAGCGGTAAAGGAACTGGAAAAGAAAAAAAATTTACCTTCACTTTCTAAACTTCGATTAGAAACTTTTAAAGAAGGCTCGTCTATCCAGATAATGCATATTGGGCCTTATGGTGAAGCTGAAGGTCCCGCAGTTGGAAAATTACACGAATTCATAGAGAATAAAGGTTACCAGTTAAGGGGAAAGCACCACGAAATATACATCAGTGACCTACGGCGCACCAAACCCGAAAAACTAAAAACTGTCATCCGACAACCTTTTAAATAA
- a CDS encoding LRR adjacent, whose amino-acid sequence MVVVAVAALSYWNSSTSYKETSSSGTFEDQYITFSYPPSLVAVQYTYEDYTLVDFYNSNDTSNFDNYVGNVRFSTSNLTNLQRVYNEGSLGKYESYRTWQGTDTNGPYIFILLGSGDTKVRTLQMDFKSEYQTAYSEILKTLKINKIPA is encoded by the coding sequence ATGGTGGTAGTGGCGGTAGCGGCACTATCCTACTGGAACAGTAGCACTTCATATAAGGAAACAAGTAGCAGCGGGACATTCGAAGACCAGTACATCACCTTCAGTTATCCCCCTTCCCTGGTGGCGGTGCAGTACACCTACGAAGATTACACCCTGGTGGACTTTTACAACTCCAACGATACATCTAATTTTGATAACTACGTTGGAAACGTTCGTTTTTCAACCAGTAATCTGACAAATCTCCAAAGAGTTTATAATGAAGGTTCTCTAGGTAAATACGAATCGTACCGCACCTGGCAAGGAACTGATACCAATGGGCCCTACATATTTATACTGTTGGGATCGGGCGACACCAAGGTCCGGACCTTGCAGATGGATTTCAAATCAGAATACCAGACTGCCTACAGTGAAATACTAAAAACCCTTAAAATAAACAAAATACCGGCATAA